One Drosophila kikkawai strain 14028-0561.14 chromosome 3L, DkikHiC1v2, whole genome shotgun sequence genomic window carries:
- the LOC108079763 gene encoding trypsin beta, protein MQAVALLPLTMMWLLWIPEISAAALEEQLELQRNPRVVGGHPSDVQNQPYMVNIRRRGNFECGGSLITPHCVLTAAHCLKNGPPSDFVVRGGVTYLSDMSNARFVRKVLLPSAYSRTTLDHDVAILQLQQPLQAPIARPIGLALSSPRPGSFVRVSGWGLTDSRSTTLPEQLHSVHVKVMPQRECRNLYRGYRNITATMFCASVPGLRDACAADSGGPVVNSLGFLVGVVSWGRAHRCAAANSPGVYSDVSYLSDWILDNMHRHC, encoded by the coding sequence ATGCAAGCTGTGGCCCTGCTCCCACTGACAATGATGTGGTTACTTTGGATACCCGAAATATCAGCAGCGGCGTTGGAGGAGCAACTAGAGTTACAACGCAATCCCCGCGTAGTTGGCGGGCATCCCAGCGATGTGCAAAATCAGCCGTATATGGTGAATATCCGTCGACGTGGCAACTTCGAGTGCGGCGGCTCCCTTATCACGCCGCACTGCGTCCTCACAGCTGCCCATTGCCTGAAGAATGGGCCGCCTTCCGATTTTGTGGTTCGCGGTGGAGTCACCTATCTGAGCGACATGAGCAATGCCCGCTTTGTACGAAAGGTACTTCTACCCTCAGCCTACAGTCGCACCACCTTGGACCATGATGTGGCCATTCTGCAGCTCCAGCAGCCACTCCAGGCTCCCATAGCTCGACCTATAGGATTGGCTTTGAGCTCACCGCGTCCAGGGTCTTTTGTAAGGGTCTCCGGCTGGGGTTTGACCGACTCTAGATCCACGACGCTGCCCGAACAGCTGCATAGCGTCCATGTGAAGGTGATGCCGCAGCGGGAATGCCGGAATTTGTACCGTGGCTATCGGAACATCACCGCCACCATGTTTTGTGCCTCGGTACCGGGCCTAAGGGATGCATGTGCCGCCGACTCAGGAGGACCCGTGGTCAACTCGCTTGGCTTCCTTGTGGGCGTGGTGTCCTGGGGCAGGGCTCATCGTTGTGCGGCAGCAAATAGTCCCGGGGTTTACTCCGATGTGAGCTACCTGTCCGACTGGATACTTGATAACATGCACAGGCACTGCTAG
- the LOC108079765 gene encoding trypsin epsilon, producing MLKLLLGLALLEVSSGTRLGKIFGGNTTSISEHSFLVNIRRSGEFRCGGVLISPSCVLTAAHCLERRHHQVQDLTIHAQQQCLGEHSPQEHVRHAWYARVSPYYCPEQGLDSDVAVIRLSRPFDISGNASLIKIDYNDLPERANLTVMGWGKIDSHGHNRNQCLQAAQVQLIPQKRCNEHVGSPMQWVTQNMFCALGEKAKDACQGDSGGPVINDDGRTVGIVSWGYGCGSGYPGVYTRLGSPSITYWLKRFVERHCW from the coding sequence ATGTTAAAGCTTCTCCTGGGACTAGCTCTGCTGGAAGTCAGCTCTGGCACAAGGCTGGGCAAGATCTTTGGGGGCAATACCACATCCATTAGCGAGCATTCCTTCCTGGTCAATATTCGACGGAGCGGAGAGTTTCGTTGTGGAGGAGTCCTAATCTCTCCTAGCTGTGTTCTCACCGCTGCCCACTGCCTGGAGCGGCGACACCACCAAGTCCAGGACCTGACCATCCACGCCCAGCAGCAGTGTCTGGGCGAGCATTCGCCGCAGGAGCATGTGCGTCATGCCTGGTACGCCAGAGTTTCGCCTTACTACTGCCCCGAACAAGGTCTGGACTCCGATGTGGCTGTGATCCGCTTGAGCCGCCCTTTTGACATCTCCGGCAATGCAAGTCTCATCAAGATCGACTACAATGATCTACCAGAGCGGGCGAATCTCACAGTGATGGGCTGGGGCAAGATCGACAGCCACGGTCACAACCGGAACCAGTGCCTGCAGGCGGCCCAAGTGCAACTTATCCCCCAGAAGCGCTGCAACGAGCACGTGGGATCCCCCATGCAATGGGTCACCCAAAACATGTTCTGTGCTCTGGGTGAAAAAGCCAAGGATGCCTGCCAGGGTGATTCCGGTGGCCCGGTAATAAACGATGACGGACGCACCGTGGGCATTGTTTCCTGGGGCTATGGCTGTGGCAGTGGCTATCCCGGGGTCTACACCCGCCTAGGTAGTCCCTCCATCACCTACTGGCTGAAGAGATTCGTGGAGCGACATTGCTGGTGA
- the LOC108079696 gene encoding seminase, with the protein MAGQWLLLWCLLQLTFVFTISASKTRIVGGQETTIDQVPYLVYMRQGGFFICGGSLISIRIVLSAAHCVSGARPEEYMIYAGASRLDEEAPVSRRVASFHISPSYSGSNFDMDVALLKLGEAVHLMPGKVAIIARCTNPPEANSYARISGWGVTRENNRNPAAQVRAAMVRILPIEECRRSYAGVAQLSDSMLCAAIRGLRDSCSGDSGGPLVYRGQVCGIVSWGFGCARLAFPGVYTNVASSRVRTFIEETLRRIGH; encoded by the coding sequence ATGGCGGGTCAGTGGTTGCTCCTCTGGTGTCTCCTCCAGTTGACATTCGTGTTTACCATCTCGGCCAGCAAAACCCGCATTGTGGGCGGTCAGGAAACAACAATCGATCAAGTTCCTTACTTGGTTTACATGCGGCAAGGTGGCTTCTTTATTTGCGGCGGTTCCCTGATCTCGATCAGAATTGTTCTGAGTGCAGCCCACTGCGTCTCAGGTGCTCGGCCGGAGGAGTATATGATTTATGCAGGAGCAAGTCGCCTGGATGAAGAGGCTCCTGTCAGTCGCCGGGTAGCCAGCTTCCACATCTCGCCCAGCTACTCAGGCTCCAACTTTGACATGGATGTGGCGCTGTTAAAGCTAGGGGAAGCCGTTCACCTGATGCCAGGCAAGGTGGCCATCATAGCTCGTTGTACTAATCCACCGGAGGCCAATTCCTATGCCAGGATTAGTGGTTGGGGAGTAACGCGGGAAAACAATCGCAATCCTGCTGCCCAGGTTCGCGCAGCCATGGTGCGGATTTTGCCGATTGAGGAATGCAGGCGATCCTACGCTGGAGTGGCTCAGCTCAGCGACTCCATGCTCTGTGCTGCGATAAGGGGACTTCGTGACTCTTGTTCTGGAGACTCTGGCGGCCCTTTGGTGTATCGCGGACAGGTTTGCGGAATTGTTTCCTGGGGTTTTGGCTGCGCCCGCTTGGCCTTTCCGGGTGTCTATACAAATgtggccagcagcagggtAAGAACTTTTATAGAGGAAACTCTGCGCAGGATTGGGCATTAA
- the LOC108079764 gene encoding seminase produces the protein MISSRCLPSLLLLLIPILGWTPFAAGSVAIEPRIIGGQVSSIKQEKYLVQVTTATELCGGSLIKPRWVITAAHCVYKKNKADFKVYGGASNQAGPHAIVRQVDYVAIRPDFNIKTLNMDVAALRLTSNMTGANIETIGLATQPVPARALVKISGWGLTTADATTTATRVHSVIVPMWSRASCVSAFRGVHRITRSMVCAAKLYQRDSCDGDSGGPLVYRGQLAAIVSYGYGCASSLPGVYTSVPVIREWFLRIVKQHS, from the coding sequence ATGATTTCGTCACGCTGCCTGCCCTCGCTGTTGCTCCTCCTCATCCCCATCCTGGGATGGACTCCCTTTGCTGCCGGCAGCGTGGCGATAGAGCCCCGCATCATTGGTGGCCAGGTGTCCAGCATTAAACAGGAGAAATACCTCGTGCAGGTGACCACAGCCACGGAGCTGTGCGGCGGATCCCTGATCAAGCCGCGTTGGGTCATCACAGCGGCCCATTGTGTGTACAAAAAGAACAAGGCTGATTTCAAGGTCTACGGCGGTGCCTCCAATCAGGCAGGACCCCATGCCATTGTCCGCCAGGTGGATTATGTGGCCATTCGTCCGGATTTTAATATCAAGACCTTGAACATGGACGTGGCAGCGTTGCGTTTGACATCGAATATGACGGGAGCCAATATAGAGACCATTGGCCTGGCTACCCAACCCGTTCCAGCTCGCGCCTTGGTCAAGATTTCCGGCTGGGGACTCACAACAGCCGATGCCACAACGACCGCCACGCGTGTGCACAGTGTCATAGTGCCCATGTGGTCCCGAGCCTCCTGTGTGTCAGCCTTCAGGGGCGTCCATCGCATCACCCGCTCTATGGTGTGCGCTGCCAAGTTGTACCAGAGGGATTCCTGCGACGGCGACTCGGGTGGGCCGCTGGTCTATCGTGGACAGTTGGCTGCGATCGTGTCCTATGGCTATGGATGCGCCTCCTCGCTGCCGGGTGTTTACACCAGTGTCCCAGTCATCCGGGAGTGGTTCCTGCGCATCGTGAAGCAGCATTCCTAA
- the LOC108079697 gene encoding uncharacterized protein — protein sequence MLWRWDYLILSMLLLAEFSQLGEAVANNKLRRNRQLRSVKAGQLAARRTTNQARNRNTNRSTVGTKKLNQQRKATTTASKNSAKIQSRIVGGTTSTISTAKHLVQVRRGSNLCGGSLIDEQWVLTAAHCVRGYPASDFSVRGGTTTLDGSDGIVRSVDSVHVAPKFTTAKMNMDAALLKLNQSMTGTNIGTITMATSQPKAGSKLRVAGWGVTSEGSSSASRTLRAAQLKAVKRNRCKNLYRGRATITNYMICATGAGKDSCSGDSGGSLSRNSTLYGIVSFGYGCARSRYPGVYTAVNAIRDWANNVMANN from the coding sequence ATGCTCTGGCGCTGGGATTACCTGATCTTGAGTATGCTGCTCCTAGCCGAGTTCAGCCAGCTGGGCGAGGCGGTGGCGAATAACAAACTAAGGCGGAACAGGCAACTGAGAAGCGTTAAGGCAGGCCAGTTGGCAGCCAGAAGAACCACCAACCAGGCCAGGAACAGGAATACCAACCGATCGACAGTAGGCACCAAGAAGCTCAACCAGCAAAGGAAAGCAACCACAACCGCCAGCAAAAACTCGGCCAAGATCCAATCCAGGATTGTGGGAGGCACTACCAGCACTATTTCTACAGCCAAGCATCTGGTCCAGGTGCGTCGTGGCTCCAATCTCTGCGGCGGTTCTCTCATCGACGAGCAATGGGTCCTTACCGCTGCCCATTGCGTCAGGGGATACCCAGCCTCGGACTTCAGTGTACGCGGCGGCACCACCACTCTTGATGGCAGCGATGGAATCGTACGCTCTGTAGACTCCGTGCATGTGGCGCCCAAGTTCACCACCGCCAAGATGAACATGGATGCGGCGCTGCTTAAACTGAATCAGTCCATGACGGGCACTAATATAGGAACCATCACCATGGCCACCTCCCAGCCCAAGGCAGGCTCAAAGCTAAGGGTAGCGGGTTGGGGTGTCACCTCGGAAGGCAGCTCATCGGCCTCCAGAACCCTAAGGGCGGCCCAGTTAAAGGCGGTGAAGAGGAACAGATGCAAGAACCTATATCGCGGGAGGGCCACCATTACGAATTACATGATCTGTGCCACCGGAGCTGGCAAGGATTCGTGCAGCGGCGATTCGGGCGGTTCATTGTCCAGGAACAGCACCTTGTATGGTATTGTTTCCTTTGGGTATGGCTGCGCCAGATCCCGGTATCCTGGTGTCTACACAGCCGTAAATGCCATTCGTGATTGGGCCAACAACGTAATGGCCAACAATTGA